Part of the Aythya fuligula isolate bAytFul2 chromosome 11, bAytFul2.pri, whole genome shotgun sequence genome, ttttactttttttttttttttttttcaaaatttaatttccttaagAGAATACAATAATTAGTTGCAAGCTCAGGTGTGTTTGATCTCAGTGGTACTGTTAGCTAattctaaaaaaacaaaacaaaacatccctTCACACCCTCCCCCAGATAAACCAAATCAATAGTTTTCATATCTTGTAAACTCCATTAACTGTCATCCAGAATATTTTAGGATGAGAATCAggatatttatctttttttctttttttttttttttggtggaaagaaagcaatgaaaatttcACATAGTAGtctctgattaaaaacaaaacaaaactgtcttttcaatcttagttgttttctgtttcctgcagCTGAAAATTCTCAGAGAGTATTGCAAACATTCTCAAATCTGAATAGTGCATTCAGCTTCACCAGAAACACAGGCTTGGACCTTGATTATTCCGTATTGTTAGATAAATTACTGTATAGGGAACTGCTCACACAGCTAACTTTATCAGTTTTCTTGGGCTGAGACTAATACATTGTGCATTTCAATTTATAATTTCTGTGGAATGGATTCCTTCTCTGAGatattttgagaatattttgaGATCAGAAGCTGGAAAGTGACCTAGAGGGATTGCTAGATTCCAGTTATAGGCATACATCTTCCTACAGCTGGATTGACTGTTTGTGCCTTTTTTGAGAGATAAGTTGTGATCAATTACCATGTTTAATGCCATATCAGTGAATGTCCTAGAAAAATGGATGGGAGAAATATGTGATCTTTTTGCTCTATCTtggagtattttctttctctgtgaacAAAGACAGGATATAACTTTAAGGAGAAAACAGCAATGCAGTGCAATCTGCCCTTACTTTCCTCAATGTCACACTACCCTTTCAGCATTACTTTAtagttatttcatatttttgctattttactCATTTAAACTTCATCACAGCCCCATGAAGCCCAGAAATCTATTGGAAAGCAACAATGAAAGTGCATGTCTAAAAGAATTTGCAGGCTGCATGTTAGGCAGTGAAAATGTGTAAGGAGATGAATGTTAGAAATGAGATTAGAAAACAAGCCTACAGTGAAATCACGATATCTTCAGCACAGAACTGAGAACTCTTCTCTGTGATTATTAATTCtaagtaaaatgaaacattgcactgatttaaagcagaaaagaggTCTTTTAAAGAAGGCTTTACAGAAGAAGTTCTATAAATAACTTAATTAAGGCATTGATTAAACAGTAAATGTTAGAGAAAACCCAATCAGTTACCCAATCAGTTAACCTTTAAAAAATTGTTGAGGGCTGGGGGAAAATGTTTGCAgttgtttatttgttgcttCTGTGAACCATTTTTCTATATGGAATGTGGCGTATAACTTCCCTCTGCTACTTTAATGTCATGGATGAATGACCTGCATTCTTATGCATAAAGTGCTCAGTGTATGTGTTAGTACATTACTGTTTTGGAAATTAATGACAAGTGCAAAACTTCCACAGTTGCCTACAGAGCACACCCCCTCTGATGGTGTATCTAGATTTGGGCATGAAACTTGAGTTTAGTCATCGCTCATTCTCAAGGAAGCATTTGTTGTATTACTGATAAGTCAGCCAGATGCCAGCTGTTTCAGTTATCTATTGTTATCTAAGGAAAGGCACAACACAGTCTTTCTAAGCACTTGCTCAGGAATTCACAGCTAGAGAATTAAATCTGTTGGCAGAATTATTTATTCCTCAAAGTTGTCTGTCAGCTCAACAATTTTAAGGGAACAGACAAGCACAAACACTTCATTTCCTTGGCAGAAGTGAGagcaaatgcctttttttaaaatcttccctttctctctgtttctctctctctctctttttttttttttttttaattaccagaACTACTTTTTTCCAGGTGAAATAAAATCCCAGTTGTTATTACTTTAGTTTGATGAAGTCATTGACTATGTATCTGTCATGTTGCATATAGAAAGATAtcatgttttcccttttctctcaaCTCTAGGTGAGACATGTGCTGTACCAAATGATGACACTCTGGCTGGAAAATCTGAAGACAGAGCCCTTGATCATTCAAAAAAAGCTGGTAACCTATTACAGAGGGGGTGAGACTAACTGCTCCTTACTGTTTTTGTACTCTAACATAGATAATGCATGTGTGCTCTTTCTCTACTAGAATGTGTCATAACATCTGTAGGAAGTCCTGTTCACTTTGTCAGTGTACAGCAAACGTTTGGAACTTGGATGCGAGAACCTGCAAATATAAGTGATGAAAGGATTTGGCTTACCATGCATTTTTCAGGTATAGTAGTAGTACTTACTCATCAAAAGTCAGTTTTATATtaacattgcttttaaattctttcaatccaaattaatatttctcataAAGTCTGTTTTTACTcacatatttttcagaatattttccatGTTGCCAATATAATACTTAACTATACATATGGCTATAGATATCTGAAgtattttctgacattttcaggATCTGGTGTTGACTGAAAATAGtttgaggattatttttttttaatcaatgcaAATTTAAATGTCTGTTGTTCACGTCtttgtattcttttctttcagtggttCCCTTATAGTTTTAATAGCTTAAATTGTAGCTAGtacttttgcctttttatttaggaaaacacGAAAATTAATCAGATGCTGCATGAGCTACATTTACTGCAGGATAATTTCCAAGAACTaagtggaaaaaggaaatattttgacaaTTTACCAACTATGTTCAGAATTAGGGCTCAGCACATTCAGTGGTAAGCAGGCCCTTGAACACCTCTGTAGGTTCTTGGTGTTTGTTTCTGGGTTATTTTAGCATATTCCAGAACATTAAATCACTGTTGAAAACACAAATAAGATTGTTGTCTGTCACAAACTTGATTCTGATTGAATTGTAGTAGAGATTTCAGAAACTAGATAAACTAGatagctgtttttctcttcatttaggAAACTCTATCAAAGAATATGAGAATTCCAATGCCTTGCTGAATGATAGCTACAGAATCATTAACATCACAGGGTTCTTCTATGGATGTGGTCATGCAGTACAAAACAATCATCTGTACTATCAAAAGGGAGGAACCAATGTCATTCTGAAGTAAGTCAAATATAGTTAGATTAAGACaacctttttttctgtaccattttatgtttctttttggtCCTACCTAAAATAGGGAGAATAGAGGAAATGGTTCAGAGTTCTTTCCAGGACAGAAcaactaacttttttttctgtctgcaacTGGAATGTTGGCCATTGGCCTTCCATAGAGTCTGTGTGTGCAGAATCTGTGGGAGCAGAGGAACTGGGAGGGTAGTCTTCAACCGTTTCTCTGATGTGAAGGTCAGTTCTTTAAACATTGTTCAGCTCTAACTATGTCGTTTGCTACATGATACATGATATATATAGGACAACTGGGCCTGCAGATTGAAAAGATGCTGCGTGCAGAGATGACAATggattttttctgttgtctgtcCTGGGGTCCATGAGCTTTGTATTATACATTACACTGCTCTGGGTGTTCTTGCACTTGAATTCTTTGCTGTGTTCATAATTGCCAGAAAGAAGTGGGAACTGACTAATGAATTTGgggctcagaaaaaaagagcacaatTGAAGAAAATAACCTGTGCATGTGTACCTGCATCAGGGTGGAAATCGGTTCAGTTGCAGTCTGGGGGACACAGATACGGGATTCCATGACTGAAGCCCACTTATGGAATATTTTGGCTTTCCAGAGCTTCTTGCTGGGTTGACACACATGCCTTATTCTCAAATAGCACTGTTCTTTGCTGGTAGGAGTTGTTAATGCTGCTAGTGCAGAGGAATGCACTAAGGCATCAGCTGAGGACGTAGTGACCTGGTGTAAATTCCACTGTGGAGGAGTGGTTCTGCTGTTTGATTTCTTCATATTAAGTTTCTGTAACTCTCACAATGTGTCTTTCTGAATTTGAACCGGGAATTACATCTTTATTTCCTCACTTTCTACTGACGACAAtacaaatcaaaaccaaaatctcATCTTGTGTGGAGTGCCAAAGAAAGGCAGTCCAAGGGCAAGTGAAAGATTGCAACTGCTTTCAAGCTCCACTACATGACTCTGATGTTTGAGCCAAGAACATTTCTATACTTTGATGTCTCTACCCAAGCAGGTGTGAGTGCCTTCTTCCTATATTCATTTGGATGCCAAGGAATGTGAGCAAGCTGCTTGGATTCTATAATATTTGTTCTGCCAAAGACAAGCTCAATTTTTGGTAACCTCCTTTAAATATCTGTAGGACTTTTTGTTTAAACCTTTTTAATGACCATCTCTGTCTAAGCAATGCACAGTGATGAGAGAGAAGTTCCTTGCCCTTGCTTGGGCACTGCTAATTTGGAACTGCCTTCATATACAGACAAACACAAGCTGTTTGTGGAAATTTCAAAAACTCTCTAATTTGCTGAGAGAtggtctttgttttcagttattcaCTTTATTTACCTTCAGCATAGACAGGATTAGGCACTGTGAATTTTGTTATAGTAAAGTCCTTGTTTCTGGGCTGCAATAAAGCTTCTGGGACTTTTGTATTGATGTGAATTTGATTCATTAATGTGAATAACAGATGAGGACCTATCTAGTTGATTTTGCAAATGTTGTAAGGAGTTTACTGTCATATTTAAAAGCTGACTAAAAACTATTTTGACTAAAAactataaaaacacatttaaaaactaGCTTTGTTTGACACATTTTGGAATGTTTCACCCCTTTCTCCTTTGTCTAATGTTCTCCCACCTGTATTCCTTTTTGGTTGACTTACTCATCTCAGATGATCAGAAAACTTTGTAGCTTGATCTTCCCCATGGTTGATGAAACGTTTACCTGAATCTCACCGTTTACCCCAAGCTGGCAGAAGATTAAGGACTCTTTGAACCACTTGGAGTTCTAGGCTGGACTGTGCTTGATTGGGTGAGAGAAAGAGAACCTCAGGAATGAAACATCACTTTGCTGCTCCCTTCAGAATTTTcacatgaaagaggaaaagacatGGTGTTCTATGTTGCAGATCCTGCACATTTCTAATGAATCTTGATATACTTTTTGTCTTGTTGGCTATTTATAGAATAACCTCCtgaagaaaagctgtatttctatATAACTGTTCCTGCTAAGGTCTGTTCTTGTAGCTTTTGCATGAAGCTATTTACCAACATGAAGTGATTAATAAGATTGACTGAGTTGAtatgcatttttcagaaatcttcTCCAGCCTTGAAGCATTTTTTAGTGCACACATATGCTGCTGGAATATAGAGTTGCTGCATACTTCAATTTTACAGAAGCTgacaaaaatcattttgataGTCTAGTCATTCTTTTCTTAGGATGATTTTCCTGCATATGCTATCAACAActcttcacagaaaaatgagtgttccagtatttttctcttatgttGAAAGTTCGTGGATGTGAAGTGCTCATGTCAAGTCTGTCCATTCAGAAGACTTTTGGAACTGTAGCAGATTCTTGTACCGAGTaatgcttttcctttatttgaGGAAATGAGCTATATAGTTACACAGAAGTCACAGTGAAATGTGCTGTAATTCTGCACTACAgaatacattaattaaaaagataaagtaCACTCTGCCTTTACTAAAGAACGACATTGTTCTGTGACTAACTGCATATATGTCTTGATAGTAGCTGATTACTCTTCTGAACTAGTTAGTAGAGGAACTCAATTTTAACTGCTAAATGCCACTGTCCTCAGGTTATCATCCTATTAAGGAATTTcaaggaataaaaacaattttatacaTCAGAGATAAGACATTTAGGCTGTCCTGTTGGAGGCCGGTTCAAGGTCAGAATTTTGGCTCAGCAAAAGTAGAATTTCTATTCCTTTGATGTTTATTTGAGCAAATCACTGCATTATCTGAACCTCTTTCAAAAGGCAAGCTCTAAGACTAGGTGATCCTGCCCAGAATTCATGCCAGTTTggtcattttcttcctttgttcccATCCAGTAGAAAGCAAATTTCAGTACTGATTTCAGTTATAAGTTTGGAGCTTCACCTGATATCTAATTCTTTTTCATACCCGTTCTTTCTTTTAGTTGGCTTCTTTCACCCTAGAGATAATAAAGTTCATAAACTAAATAAAGTGAAACCTACCAAAGTGAGTTCATGTCATTGCACAccttttaaattgttattaCACTAGAATTTTCTCCTAGTGTTTTGGAAGATGCTTTGAGTGGAGTACAACGTAAAAAATACCAGAATGGTCTTTAAACTCAACTATTTTTAGCTACGTTTCTATCATTATGTACACTGAATCAATACAACCAACCtttgtatataaaaacaaaattctaacacaaaatactaaatacttattttattttcatttcagatttggGCTTGATAAAGCATCCTTGGGCACACTGCCAATTGAAAATGCCTTATATCATGGTCGTAACTACCTCTTTGCTAACTCGAAGACATATTTCAACGTGGCAGTAGATGAAAAGGGTCTTTGGATTATATATGCCTCAAGCACTGATGAAAATATAATAGTGGCACACATTgatgaagaaacattttcagtcatTCGGCATATCAATACCACATATCCTAAGTCCAAGGCTGGTAATGCATTCATAGCATGTGGAGTTATGTATGTTACTGATACTAAGGATATTACAGtaagttttgcttttgatttattgaaagaaaagcagattgaTATAAGTTTTGAGTTACGATCTTCACAGTCTGTTCTTGCTATGCTTTCATACAGTCTTAGAGACAAGAATTTGTACACGTGGGAGAATGGGAGCCTAATGGTATACCCTGTACATTTTGGCAGATGAATATATCTTAAAATAGCATGTTAGGGAGTTGTGCTTGGCTAAACgaattattatttaaagctATATTACATACATAGCGAAGTCTCTTCATTTGGTATACATTTTCTGTTCACTGATGGTGGTTTGCATGTGTGCTTAAAAGGGAGATCAGACCCCTTTGTATAAACACTCAAATTATACAGgccatttttaattattttttgttcaaaCCATAGCTGTTCAATATTGCAGCTGGCACATAGCACagacttgcttttgttttttgcctATTCTTGAGCAGATAATTAGATATAATGCATGTTGATTATTCCATGATTATGTGTTTGACAGTGACTATTTATAACTATCAGTTACAACCATCTTATCTGCAATCATTTTCTAGTCAGTAATTATGGTCTTAGTATAAGCGTCTAAATAATGACCTCTTGtgtacaaaaacatttctgttattttcacttAATACTTTCCAGTGATCCTCTCTGAACATGTTTTGGACAAAGATATACAGCTGTTAAATATAATGGGGATGGAAATAGTTACTTAAATATAgatgcatataaaaaaaataatcaaatttgaAAAGTTCAGCTAACTGTTACATAACTAAGAGCAAAATCCAGCCCAGGTACAAGGAAAATGGGAATAATGGCATTATTAAATATTGAAGCATATGAAACTGTGTTTAGTAATGAGAATGTTGGAAGGAAAGTAACCAGGTACAAAATTGAAGAAAACATGTataatttttgattaaaatttctgttttaacagTGTTCAAGTTACTTGTGTTGCTGCAGTCTCTTCTTTACCCCTCACTGCCATCTAAGCTCTACCACTCCATGGAAGTATAACTTCCTTATAACTACACTTAGTTGTAGTAAGTTATATTTTACTAAATTTGCCTCACATTCCTCCATACaaatgaaatgacaaaatgaagggtatatatttttttttttgccggtagtcatagaaaaataaaatacctggGGCAGGAttgcatgtatttattataGTGCTTTGTCACTGTTTGTCACTGTTTTGTCACAAATTTGTCACTGTTAGTTTGGaaattagaatcacagaatcatctaggttggaagagacctcgaagatcactgagtccaacctctgacctaacactaaccagtcctccactaaaccatatcactaagctctacatctaaatgtcttttaaagacctccagggatggtggctccaccacttccctgggcagcccattccacTGTccaacaaccctctcagtaaagaagttctttgtaatatccaacctaaacctcccctggtgtaacttcagcccattccccctcctcctgtcaccaggcacgtgggagaacagaccaacccccaccttgctacagcctcatttaatgtacctgtagagtgcgataaggtcaccgctgagcctcctcttttcccactcacattcacatttttaagaggTGAAAAATGATaggaaattttgattttaattttactcaGTACTTCGTATTTCTAAAATTAACGTTGCAAGGTAAATCCTGTCTGTTGCTTTGTGTGTTTCAATGGAAAATCATCATTACCTCAGAAATTTAGGTTGGCGTTTTTTGAGCCGTCCGTGTTTATTGGTAAAGCCCATGCAGTTTTCAtctaaatatttagaaacaaagcATCACTTAAACCCCTGACTGCACTGAGCTAATTAATACCTGTGACATCAAGGCACCACTGAAGGACTATCTATGCAGGCAGAACCTTGGTCTAGCAGATGTGCTGGAAAAATACCTCGCTAAACTCCTTTCTTCTCAGCATACATGGTAATTGCACTAAGACCATGATTCAGGCCTTGCATGGTAAGGATGGTGCAAATATAGTTCAagccagaaaatgtttttataatgtGCAGATGTTAAATCCATGTTAAATTTCTGACTGTCATTGTTGACCCACTCAGCTCAACCTGGAGGAGGGACAGCAAACTTGGCCTCTTTCCTTGGTGACAGAAGCTGGCTTGTGTAAGTGCAAGTGTTTCTTGCAGCTACCTTTGTTGGAGATGAACTATATTCTGTTAGCTTTAAAATTTTCTAGGacagctgaaagcaaaatgcaaacagcTAATCCTTTTTACCTCAGTACATTCTGAGGCCAAGTCAAAGCTAGCTCATGCAGTCTCCAGTCAATCTATCAGAGGTTCAGTTAAGTCTATTTAAATGTAAGAAAGTTCTGGAATGAATTGTtccatgaaataaatgaaatttatttaacttaaaaaGCGAAAACTAAACAATgacatttacttttcttctttttcctccttcacagCCTGCAATTTAAAATTGCCTTTGGAGAAAGGTGCTTTTTATTATAGTATATTTTACAGTACAGCACAGACATCAAAATGTTCATTGGAGGAATAAGACAGTTTGTTAACACTTAAATATGCAGACATCTTTTCCAGTGTCTTAAGAACATGGTTTTTgtttacaacagaaaaatacaactgACAACAGTAGCTAGTTATATTACAAGCAAACAATATTGAACTCTGCATAGTTTATACAATATGCTGTggtaataatttaattattagtTTTATCCACTATTTACTAGCTGGCCACATAAAGCCTGACATTCATCTGAAATGTGGTATTGTATGGTCTATTGGTATACTCTTAATAGCTTCAtttaatgaagtattttctgGACTAATGATTTTCCAAACTAAAAGCTGACCAGGATCATGGATGTCCTCACTACAAACATTTAATGCATACAGTACATTCCTAAAGTAAAGGCTGGTGACTATGAGGGAACATAACtgtcagaaagaaatggaaatagtgcacaaattaaaaaagaaattgcatttaaaaatgagttaatgTGCAAGTTATCAACTATGTATTAATactaacagggaaaaaaatctcagcataAAATGATATGTTTCACAGTACGTTCTTGATTGCACATTGTTTCACAGCATTTGCATCCATTACATGTTCTTGAGAAAATCAAATGCACTGAGTACACTTAGTTAAAAGTAAACTATTTTACAATGAGAAGTTGTAGACATGCTTcaattaatgtgaaaaaaaaataaaaata contains:
- the GLDN gene encoding gliomedin, translated to MEAAGGRALRALLAAVGLLSALSAAGTLFLLAQWRELGAALRELELGLEAARQPPAPGSGRDLLGGTAGPSRAPPGAPRSKRSRRGERARGHVRAETDELLMMLTYSLVPVRVMVDLCNSTKGVCLTGPPGPPGPAGLDGLPGYNGSDGVPGIPGQKGEPGVNGKRGKIGMPGQKGDQGQKGEPGEMGLPGKDGMPGGKGARGAKGEKGNANNDVVLEGAKGEPGPPGPPGPPGLPGPPRKRKGKTQLQENIYSNKCTGETCAVPNDDTLAGKSEDRALDHSKKAECVITSVGSPVHFVSVQQTFGTWMREPANISDERIWLTMHFSGNSIKEYENSNALLNDSYRIINITGFFYGCGHAVQNNHLYYQKGGTNVILKFGLDKASLGTLPIENALYHGRNYLFANSKTYFNVAVDEKGLWIIYASSTDENIIVAHIDEETFSVIRHINTTYPKSKAGNAFIACGVMYVTDTKDITVSFAFDLLKEKQIDISFELRSSQSVLAMLSYSLRDKNLYTWENGSLMVYPVHFGR